The following proteins come from a genomic window of Sphaerisporangium rubeum:
- a CDS encoding polyprenyl synthetase family protein has translation MATREAVDLRGLVDRRLDELLESEMGRLAFLAEEDRETLRRHLVEFVRTGGKRLRPAFVYWGHRAAGGSPADQDAVLAAGCAVELLHASALILDDVMDESATRRGHPTAHVALAERHRRSGWWGDPARYGESVATLLGMLAFTWADAALLSGDGAAEALQVFTQLRVEIIAGQYLDLAYAARGVAGVEAAARVSIYKSGKYTVERPLHLGHAIAAGDPAIKEVLSAYALPLGEAFQLRDDVLGVFGDPGHTGKPAGTDLRQGKRTYLTAETRERAGGGTLLDEVRDEADVAAARELIVATGALDAVERRITALVADAVQALDDDRVPQDARQALVDLAAIATSRTS, from the coding sequence ATGGCGACACGGGAAGCGGTCGACCTGAGAGGCCTCGTCGACCGCCGTCTGGACGAACTGCTCGAAAGCGAGATGGGCCGGCTGGCCTTCCTCGCCGAGGAGGACCGCGAGACGCTCCGCCGGCACCTGGTGGAGTTCGTGCGCACCGGCGGCAAACGCCTGCGGCCCGCCTTCGTGTACTGGGGCCACCGCGCCGCGGGGGGTTCACCGGCAGACCAGGACGCCGTGCTCGCCGCCGGGTGCGCCGTCGAGTTGCTGCACGCCAGCGCGCTGATCCTCGACGATGTGATGGACGAGTCCGCCACCCGCCGCGGCCACCCCACGGCGCACGTCGCGCTCGCCGAGCGGCACCGCAGGTCCGGCTGGTGGGGTGACCCGGCGCGGTACGGCGAGTCGGTGGCGACGCTGCTCGGCATGCTGGCGTTCACCTGGGCCGACGCGGCCCTTCTGTCCGGTGACGGCGCCGCGGAGGCGCTCCAGGTGTTCACGCAGCTCCGGGTGGAGATCATCGCGGGCCAGTACCTCGACCTGGCGTACGCGGCACGCGGCGTGGCCGGCGTCGAGGCGGCGGCCCGCGTGTCGATCTACAAGTCCGGCAAGTACACCGTCGAACGGCCCCTGCACCTCGGCCACGCCATCGCGGCGGGTGATCCCGCGATCAAGGAGGTGCTGAGCGCCTACGCGCTGCCGCTCGGCGAGGCCTTCCAATTGAGGGACGACGTGCTCGGCGTCTTCGGCGACCCCGGCCACACCGGCAAACCGGCGGGGACCGACCTGCGGCAGGGGAAACGGACGTACCTGACCGCGGAGACCCGCGAGCGCGCCGGAGGCGGCACCCTGCTCGACGAGGTACGCGACGAGGCGGACGTCGCGGCCGCGCGCGAGCTGATCGTCGCCACCGGCGCGCTCGACGCCGTGGAGCGCCGCATCACCGCGCTGGTCGCGGACGCCGTCCAGGCGCTGGACGACGACCGGGTGCCGCAGGACGCCAGGCAGGCCCTGGTGGACCTGGCGGCCATCGCGACGAGCAGGACGTCCTGA
- a CDS encoding NAD-dependent epimerase/dehydratase family protein, protein MARRPAGWTAAKTEWHTADIAADDLTEVFRGADAVVHLAWLFQPTRTPSVTWRANVLGASRVFRAVAEAKVPALVYASSVGAYSPGPKDHPVDESWPTHGWPGAAYGREKAYVERLLDIFERDHPGLRVVRMRPGFIFKRESATGQRRLFAGPFLPRRLVRPGALPVVPDIPGLRLQALHTEDVAEAYRLAVTGDIAGPVNLAADPVITPAVLADLWKARLVPVPRWAAREAAALAWHLHLVPASPGLVEMALMIPVMDTTRARTELGWTPRHTSLDALSELVTGLREGTGLDSPPLQPDTGLRSRLHELTTGIGRRP, encoded by the coding sequence GTGGCCCGGCGGCCGGCCGGGTGGACGGCCGCCAAGACCGAGTGGCACACGGCCGACATCGCGGCGGACGACCTCACCGAGGTGTTCCGCGGCGCGGACGCCGTGGTCCACCTCGCGTGGCTCTTCCAGCCGACCCGCACCCCTTCGGTCACGTGGCGGGCCAACGTGCTCGGCGCGTCCCGGGTGTTCCGCGCCGTCGCCGAGGCCAAGGTCCCCGCACTGGTCTACGCGTCGTCGGTGGGCGCCTACTCACCCGGCCCGAAGGACCACCCCGTGGACGAGAGCTGGCCGACCCACGGCTGGCCGGGGGCCGCGTACGGACGGGAGAAGGCGTACGTCGAGCGGTTGCTCGACATCTTCGAGCGTGACCACCCCGGCCTGCGGGTCGTGCGGATGCGGCCCGGGTTCATCTTCAAACGTGAGTCGGCCACCGGTCAGCGGCGGCTGTTCGCCGGGCCCTTCCTGCCGCGCCGCCTCGTGCGGCCCGGCGCGCTGCCGGTCGTCCCCGACATCCCCGGCCTGCGCCTGCAGGCCCTGCACACCGAGGACGTCGCCGAGGCGTACCGGCTGGCCGTGACCGGGGACATCGCGGGGCCGGTCAACCTCGCCGCCGACCCGGTGATCACCCCGGCCGTGCTGGCGGACCTGTGGAAGGCCCGCCTGGTGCCGGTGCCCCGCTGGGCCGCACGCGAGGCCGCCGCACTGGCCTGGCACCTGCACCTCGTCCCGGCGTCCCCCGGCCTGGTGGAGATGGCCCTCATGATCCCGGTCATGGACACCACCCGAGCGCGCACCGAACTCGGCTGGACTCCTCGCCACACCTCACTCGACGCGCTCAGCGAACTCGTCACCGGCCTGCGCGAAGGCACCGGCCTGGACAGCCCGCCGCTCCAACCGGACACCGGCCTGCGCTCACGCCTGCACGAACTCACCACCGGCATCGGCCGCCGTCCCTGA
- the plsX gene encoding phosphate acyltransferase PlsX, producing MTTAAPVVLDAMGGDHGPAETVAGAVQACREHGVPVTLVGRAGELRAELARYGATHEIAVTHAPDVVPMAERGPGALATGKSSLAVGCELVRGGAGAALVSAGSTGAVVSCAVRALGRAPRVLRPALAVALPTVTGGATVLIDAGATSDPTPEMVAQFAVLGVTYAEEVLGVAEPVVGLLSIGSEPGKGNRLARRAAELLALLPHRFHGNVEGHDVLAGTVDVVVTDGFTGNIVLKNVEGTVRAALAQVAAAGIAPPDRLAEVARRYDPGTHGGAALLGLNATVVVAHGSSRAATIARACVVARDLSKSRAGLRS from the coding sequence ATGACCACGGCGGCGCCTGTGGTGCTCGACGCGATGGGTGGCGACCACGGGCCGGCCGAGACGGTGGCGGGGGCCGTGCAGGCGTGCCGCGAGCACGGCGTGCCGGTGACCCTCGTCGGCCGCGCCGGTGAGCTGCGTGCCGAGCTCGCCAGGTACGGCGCCACGCATGAGATCGCCGTGACGCACGCGCCTGACGTCGTGCCGATGGCGGAACGCGGGCCCGGCGCGCTCGCGACCGGCAAGAGCAGCCTGGCAGTGGGGTGTGAGCTGGTGCGCGGTGGCGCGGGGGCCGCGCTGGTGTCGGCCGGGTCCACCGGGGCCGTGGTCTCGTGCGCGGTGCGTGCGCTCGGCCGCGCGCCGAGGGTGCTGCGTCCCGCGCTGGCCGTGGCGCTGCCGACGGTGACCGGCGGCGCGACCGTGCTGATCGACGCCGGCGCCACCTCCGACCCGACCCCCGAGATGGTGGCGCAGTTCGCGGTGCTCGGCGTGACGTACGCCGAGGAGGTGCTCGGGGTGGCGGAGCCGGTCGTCGGGCTGCTGTCCATCGGCTCCGAGCCGGGTAAGGGGAACCGGCTGGCCCGCAGGGCCGCCGAGCTCCTGGCGCTGCTGCCGCATCGGTTCCACGGGAACGTCGAAGGCCACGACGTGCTCGCGGGAACAGTAGATGTGGTGGTGACCGACGGCTTCACCGGCAACATCGTGCTCAAGAACGTCGAAGGCACCGTGCGCGCCGCGCTCGCTCAGGTCGCCGCCGCGGGGATCGCGCCACCGGACCGCCTCGCCGAGGTCGCGCGCCGCTACGACCCCGGGACCCACGGCGGCGCCGCGCTGCTCGGCCTCAACGCCACCGTGGTGGTCGCGCACGGCTCGTCCCGCGCCGCGACCATCGCGCGGGCCTGCGTCGTCGCGCGTGACCTGAGCAAGAGCCGCGCCGGGCTCCGGTCGTGA
- a CDS encoding 1-aminocyclopropane-1-carboxylate deaminase/D-cysteine desulfhydrase — protein MAARPRRHRYWSCGSVVGDGDLIGGHDVADVITGPPVPLVELRDERLTRRGLTLWLMRDDLADPEIPGNKWRKLKHNLTAAAGLGHRTLLTFGGAYSGHIRATAAAGHRFGFATVGVIRGEEHLPLNPVLEFATARGMRLTYLDRSTYRHKTDPEVVARLRREWGDFYLIPEGGSNDLAVRGCAELPREIGAAFDVICCPCGTGGTLAGIAAGLRPGQRAVGFSVLRGGGFLDAAVRDLQERTFGHAFANWHIEHGFHFGGYARRPPELDAFVAGFERRHGVALDWVYVAKMMYGVLALAEQGAFARDTRVVAVVTGPAAF, from the coding sequence GTGGCCGCTCGGCCGCGAAGGCACCGGTACTGGTCGTGCGGTAGCGTCGTCGGCGACGGCGACCTGATCGGGGGTCACGACGTGGCCGACGTCATCACCGGCCCGCCGGTTCCGCTGGTGGAGCTGCGCGATGAGCGGCTGACCCGCCGGGGGCTCACGCTCTGGCTGATGCGCGACGACCTGGCCGACCCGGAGATCCCCGGAAACAAGTGGCGCAAGCTGAAGCACAACCTCACGGCGGCGGCCGGTCTCGGTCACCGGACCCTGCTCACGTTCGGCGGCGCGTACTCGGGTCACATCCGCGCCACCGCCGCGGCGGGTCACCGGTTCGGCTTCGCCACAGTCGGGGTGATCCGCGGCGAGGAGCATCTGCCGCTGAACCCGGTGCTGGAGTTCGCGACGGCCCGCGGCATGCGGCTGACCTATCTGGACCGGAGCACCTACCGGCACAAGACCGATCCGGAGGTCGTGGCACGCCTTCGCCGCGAGTGGGGTGACTTCTACCTGATCCCCGAAGGCGGCAGCAACGATCTCGCCGTACGCGGCTGCGCGGAACTGCCGCGCGAGATCGGCGCCGCCTTCGACGTGATCTGCTGTCCCTGCGGCACCGGCGGCACCCTGGCCGGCATCGCGGCGGGCCTGCGTCCGGGCCAGCGGGCCGTGGGGTTCTCGGTGCTGAGAGGCGGCGGGTTCCTCGACGCCGCCGTGCGCGACCTCCAGGAGCGGACCTTCGGCCACGCCTTCGCCAACTGGCACATCGAGCACGGCTTCCACTTCGGCGGCTACGCCAGAAGGCCGCCGGAGCTGGACGCGTTCGTCGCCGGCTTCGAGCGGCGCCACGGCGTGGCACTCGACTGGGTCTACGTCGCCAAGATGATGTACGGCGTCCTCGCTCTGGCGGAGCAGGGGGCCTTCGCGCGCGACACCCGCGTCGTGGCCGTGGTCACCGGCCCGGCGGCGTTCTAG
- a CDS encoding Sir2 family NAD-dependent protein deacetylase — MNVTVLTGAGISTDSGIPDYRGPNGLWRRNPEHEKLVTYDCYMSDPAIRRRSWLHRRDNPAWRAEPNVAHRALAALPDTWVVTQNIDGLHQRAGSPAERVVELHGNMFGVVCTGCDARSTTREAIERVEAGEDDPRCRACGDVLKTTTVMFGQPLDSGVLRRAIAVAEQCDVFVAIGTSLQVQPAASLAHVAERSGARLIIVNADPTPYDHLADEVIRTPIGEAVPALCAVLAEGGGRSGD, encoded by the coding sequence GTGAACGTGACGGTGCTCACCGGGGCGGGCATCTCCACCGACTCGGGTATTCCTGACTATCGCGGGCCGAACGGGCTGTGGCGCAGGAATCCCGAGCACGAGAAGCTCGTCACGTACGACTGCTACATGTCCGATCCGGCCATCCGGCGACGGTCGTGGCTGCACCGCAGGGACAACCCGGCGTGGCGCGCCGAGCCCAACGTCGCGCACCGTGCGCTGGCCGCGCTGCCGGACACCTGGGTCGTCACGCAGAACATCGACGGGCTGCACCAGCGGGCCGGGTCACCCGCCGAGCGGGTCGTGGAGCTGCACGGCAACATGTTCGGGGTGGTGTGCACCGGCTGCGACGCGCGGTCCACCACCCGTGAGGCGATCGAGCGGGTCGAGGCGGGGGAGGACGATCCCCGCTGCCGGGCCTGCGGCGATGTGCTGAAGACCACGACCGTGATGTTCGGCCAGCCGCTCGACTCCGGGGTGCTGCGGCGGGCCATCGCGGTGGCCGAGCAGTGCGACGTCTTCGTGGCGATCGGCACGTCCCTGCAGGTGCAGCCGGCGGCGTCACTGGCGCACGTCGCGGAGCGGAGCGGCGCTCGGCTGATCATCGTGAACGCCGATCCGACGCCGTACGACCACCTGGCCGACGAGGTGATCCGGACGCCTATCGGGGAGGCCGTGCCGGCCCTGTGCGCGGTTCTCGCGGAGGGAGGCGGCAGGTCAGGGGATTGA
- a CDS encoding MoaD/ThiS family protein, translating into MGDAMTVTVLLPGVLRENAGGSARLDVEVGEEATLGAVLDVLEQRYPLLDRRLRDERRRLRRHVNFFVAGEECRRLDGPATRVTSGTEIHIIPSVAGG; encoded by the coding sequence GTGGGAGACGCGATGACGGTGACGGTGCTGCTTCCGGGGGTGCTGCGCGAGAACGCCGGCGGGTCCGCGCGGCTCGACGTCGAGGTCGGCGAGGAGGCGACACTCGGCGCGGTGCTCGACGTGCTGGAGCAGCGGTATCCGCTGCTGGACCGGCGGCTCCGCGACGAGCGGCGGCGGCTGCGGCGCCACGTCAACTTCTTCGTCGCCGGCGAGGAGTGCCGCCGCCTGGACGGCCCGGCCACCCGCGTCACCTCCGGCACCGAGATCCATATCATCCCCTCGGTGGCCGGCGGCTGA
- a CDS encoding histidine kinase translates to MGLAGFVPAFAGAVAVVLGDLAGGPGWYVVADLVGGAAACAGVWLCRRWPVSAGLGVIALSVPAASASVAAGIAALIAARYRRPRVAVAVGAAGVAATLVRFALRPPGLAPYPVWALVGVLFGVAVTVWGMLARTRRELVLSLAERARRAEADQRLRAEEARRAERLGIAREMHDVLAHRLSLLVVHAGALEFNADATRGEVAEAAGVIRSSARQALEELRTVVSVLRDTGPPSDGGVDLTALVAESRRAGMRVELRDHGIRLSEVPETAGRAAYRIVQEGLTNARKHAPGQPVTVLVSGTEGAELVVEVRNSPHSGLPAHAGTGAGTEPTELAGTGAGTGPTEFAGTGAGKRPTGLAGTGAGTGPAGLAETGAGTGLAGLAERASLAGGRSEYGETPDGGFRLVARLPWPRRGPG, encoded by the coding sequence GTGGGCCTTGCCGGGTTCGTGCCGGCGTTCGCCGGAGCGGTCGCGGTGGTCCTCGGCGATCTGGCGGGTGGCCCTGGCTGGTACGTCGTCGCGGACCTCGTGGGTGGCGCGGCGGCCTGCGCGGGGGTGTGGCTGTGCCGCAGATGGCCCGTGTCCGCGGGCCTCGGAGTGATCGCGCTGTCGGTACCGGCCGCCTCGGCGTCGGTGGCGGCGGGGATCGCCGCGTTGATCGCGGCCCGGTACCGCCGGCCGCGCGTCGCGGTCGCGGTGGGGGCCGCGGGGGTGGCGGCGACGCTGGTGCGGTTCGCGTTGCGGCCCCCCGGGCTCGCGCCGTACCCGGTGTGGGCCCTGGTCGGGGTGCTGTTCGGGGTCGCGGTGACCGTGTGGGGGATGCTGGCGCGCACCCGCAGAGAGCTGGTGCTGTCGCTCGCCGAGCGGGCCCGCCGAGCGGAGGCCGATCAGCGGCTGCGTGCCGAGGAGGCCCGCCGCGCCGAACGGCTCGGGATCGCGCGCGAGATGCACGACGTGCTCGCTCATCGGTTGTCGCTGCTGGTGGTGCACGCCGGTGCACTGGAGTTCAACGCGGACGCGACACGTGGCGAGGTCGCGGAGGCGGCCGGGGTGATCCGGTCGAGTGCTCGCCAGGCGCTGGAGGAACTGCGGACCGTCGTCTCGGTGCTGCGCGACACCGGGCCGCCGTCGGACGGTGGCGTGGACCTCACGGCGCTCGTGGCGGAGTCACGGCGGGCCGGCATGCGGGTCGAGCTGCGCGACCATGGGATAAGGCTGTCCGAGGTGCCGGAGACGGCAGGCCGCGCCGCGTACCGGATCGTGCAGGAAGGGCTCACGAACGCACGCAAACACGCGCCGGGCCAACCCGTCACGGTCCTCGTGTCCGGCACGGAGGGGGCCGAGCTGGTCGTCGAGGTGCGCAATTCACCGCACAGTGGACTGCCGGCGCATGCGGGGACCGGAGCGGGGACTGAGCCGACCGAACTCGCGGGGACCGGAGCCGGGACAGGGCCGACCGAATTCGCGGGAACCGGAGCCGGGAAAAGGCCGACTGGGCTCGCGGGGACCGGAGCGGGGACGGGGCCGGCCGGGCTGGCGGAGACTGGAGCGGGGACAGGGCTGGCCGGGCTGGCGGAGCGCGCGTCGCTGGCCGGGGGACGGTCGGAGTACGGGGAGACGCCGGACGGCGGGTTCCGGCTGGTGGCTCGGCTGCCGTGGCCGCGTCGAGGGCCTGGCTAG
- a CDS encoding dihydrofolate reductase family protein encodes MRKIIFWVHTSIDGHIDGPKGEFDWPVMGEELSAYSEALADRCDTFLYGRGVWEGMAAFWPDAESMSEHPHVLKFAPRWRRTPKIVFSRTLKETAWATRVITDDLAGQVTDLKRRHGKDLLLTGGSSLAASLTEHGLIDEYHIAVHPVVLGGGRPLFVPRDERLGLRLTASRTCDSQVVIMRYEHL; translated from the coding sequence ATGCGCAAGATCATTTTCTGGGTGCACACGTCGATCGACGGCCACATCGACGGCCCGAAAGGCGAATTCGACTGGCCCGTCATGGGTGAGGAGTTGTCGGCGTACTCCGAGGCGCTGGCCGACCGTTGTGACACTTTCCTCTACGGCCGAGGTGTCTGGGAAGGCATGGCGGCCTTCTGGCCGGACGCCGAGTCCATGTCGGAACACCCGCACGTCCTGAAGTTCGCCCCCCGCTGGCGCCGCACCCCGAAGATCGTCTTCTCCAGGACGCTGAAGGAGACCGCCTGGGCCACCCGCGTCATCACCGACGACCTCGCCGGCCAGGTCACCGACCTCAAACGCCGGCACGGCAAGGACCTGCTCCTCACCGGCGGCTCCAGCCTCGCCGCGTCACTCACCGAACACGGCCTGATCGACGAGTACCACATCGCCGTCCACCCGGTCGTCCTCGGCGGCGGCCGACCCCTGTTCGTCCCGCGTGACGAACGGCTGGGACTGCGCCTGACCGCGTCACGCACCTGTGACTCGCAGGTCGTGATCATGAGATACGAACACCTTTAG
- a CDS encoding WD40/YVTN/BNR-like repeat-containing protein translates to MTRKVLLAIGTRKGLWLAVRDGADQDAGWELSGPFHHTTDVHVVAIDTRRGRPRLLAAVHSEHFGPSVVTSDDLGATWQEPERPPVAFPEDTGTALTRVWQLAPGPGPDVVYAGAEPSALFRSTDGGSTYELVRGLWDHPHREHWTPGGGGMAIHSILPHPEDDKHVTVAMSTGGVYRTTDGGATWEAANTGVGAYFLPDPQPEFGQCVHKIAAHPARPGQMFLQNHHGVYRTDDLGGSWRSIADGLPSDFGFPILVHPTRPGVVYTFPLTADHTRFPPDGHCRVYRSEDAGETWTGLSEGLPQNGFWSAVLRDAMCADDATPTGLYFGSRSGTVYTSADDGDTWRQVVTHLPDVLCVRAAAIS, encoded by the coding sequence ATGACGCGGAAAGTGCTGCTCGCCATCGGAACGCGCAAGGGGTTGTGGCTCGCGGTCCGTGACGGCGCCGACCAGGACGCCGGCTGGGAGCTGTCCGGCCCGTTCCACCACACCACCGACGTCCACGTCGTCGCGATCGACACGCGGCGCGGCCGTCCCCGGCTGCTGGCCGCCGTGCACAGCGAGCACTTCGGCCCGAGCGTGGTCACCAGCGACGACCTCGGCGCCACGTGGCAGGAGCCCGAGCGGCCCCCCGTCGCCTTTCCCGAGGACACCGGCACCGCGCTCACCCGCGTCTGGCAGCTCGCCCCCGGCCCCGGGCCCGACGTCGTCTACGCCGGCGCCGAGCCGTCGGCCCTGTTCCGCTCCACCGACGGCGGCTCGACGTACGAGCTGGTCCGGGGGCTGTGGGACCACCCGCACCGTGAGCACTGGACCCCTGGCGGCGGCGGCATGGCCATCCACTCGATCCTCCCCCACCCCGAGGACGACAAGCATGTGACGGTCGCCATGTCCACCGGCGGCGTCTACCGCACCACCGACGGCGGCGCCACCTGGGAGGCCGCCAACACCGGGGTCGGCGCCTACTTCCTTCCCGATCCCCAGCCGGAGTTCGGCCAGTGCGTCCACAAGATCGCGGCGCACCCGGCGCGGCCCGGCCAGATGTTCCTGCAGAACCACCACGGCGTGTACCGCACCGACGACCTCGGCGGAAGCTGGCGTTCCATCGCCGACGGCCTGCCGAGCGACTTCGGCTTCCCCATCCTGGTCCACCCCACCCGGCCCGGCGTCGTCTACACCTTCCCCCTGACCGCCGACCACACCCGCTTCCCCCCGGACGGCCACTGCCGCGTCTACCGCAGCGAGGACGCCGGCGAGACCTGGACGGGCCTGTCGGAGGGCCTGCCGCAGAACGGCTTCTGGTCGGCCGTCCTGCGCGACGCCATGTGCGCCGACGACGCCACCCCCACCGGTCTCTACTTCGGCTCACGCTCCGGCACGGTCTACACCTCGGCCGACGACGGCGACACCTGGCGCCAGGTGGTCACCCACCTCCCCGACGTCCTGTGCGTCCGCGCCGCCGCGATCTCCTGA
- a CDS encoding phytoene desaturase family protein produces the protein MATRDQVVVVGAGLGGLAAAIRLAAAGRDVTVVEASDVPGGCCGTATLGPYRFDTGPSVLTMPSVLADTFGAAGEELDDWLPLRRLDPYYRFAYHDGSVFDVVRGQEAMAEQVRELCGPAEAARYLRFRRRLQQIFDVEWPLFIDHDMTRLRAMVRPYALARLAASGGFRRLDRLVRSCLTDERLIRAHTFQALYLGLSPRKALGVYASVAHMDTVGGVFFPRHGGMHAIPVAMAAVAEKAGAVIRYGVRATKVEADGSGVTAVRLDTGERLQARHAVVACDLPAAHQGLLPDAAADWRLRRPSYSPSCLVLHFGLDRRLPDQAHHTLHLGEQWDSTFAALEEGRPQPDPSLLVTYPSSDTGAAPAGHATLTVLEPTANLRGGLDWDDLGPRLRDRLLDRLTRLGYGDLSTTPSLTIAPPDWLRRGHSAGTPFALDHRFTQTAWLRPSGRARRVPGLHFAGMYTAPGVGVPPVLISGRLAAERVLEGRR, from the coding sequence ATGGCCACACGTGATCAGGTGGTGGTGGTCGGCGCGGGCCTCGGCGGGCTCGCCGCCGCGATCAGGCTCGCCGCCGCCGGCCGGGACGTCACGGTGGTGGAGGCCTCCGACGTGCCAGGCGGCTGCTGCGGCACCGCCACGCTCGGCCCGTACCGCTTCGACACCGGCCCCTCGGTGCTGACCATGCCGAGCGTGCTCGCGGACACGTTCGGCGCCGCAGGGGAGGAACTGGACGACTGGCTGCCGCTGCGGCGGCTCGACCCGTACTACCGCTTCGCCTACCACGACGGCTCGGTGTTCGACGTGGTGCGGGGACAGGAGGCGATGGCCGAGCAGGTGCGCGAGCTGTGCGGCCCCGCCGAGGCGGCACGTTACCTGCGGTTCCGCCGCCGCCTGCAGCAGATCTTCGACGTCGAGTGGCCCCTGTTCATCGACCACGACATGACGAGGCTGCGCGCCATGGTCCGGCCGTACGCGCTGGCCCGCCTCGCCGCCTCCGGGGGGTTCCGCCGGCTGGACCGGCTGGTGCGGTCGTGCCTCACCGACGAGCGTCTGATCAGAGCGCACACCTTCCAGGCCCTCTACCTCGGCCTCTCGCCGCGCAAGGCCCTCGGCGTGTACGCCTCGGTGGCCCACATGGACACCGTCGGCGGCGTCTTCTTCCCCCGGCACGGCGGCATGCACGCCATCCCCGTCGCGATGGCCGCCGTCGCGGAGAAGGCCGGCGCGGTGATCAGGTACGGCGTGCGCGCCACCAAGGTCGAGGCGGACGGCTCAGGCGTGACCGCCGTGCGGCTCGACACCGGGGAACGGCTCCAGGCGCGCCACGCGGTGGTCGCCTGCGACCTGCCGGCCGCGCACCAAGGACTGCTGCCGGACGCCGCCGCGGACTGGCGGCTGCGGCGGCCGTCGTACTCGCCGTCCTGCCTGGTGCTGCACTTCGGCCTGGACCGGCGGCTGCCGGACCAGGCCCACCACACGCTGCACCTCGGCGAGCAGTGGGATTCGACGTTCGCCGCGCTGGAGGAGGGCCGGCCGCAGCCCGACCCGAGTCTGCTGGTGACCTACCCCTCGTCCGACACCGGCGCCGCGCCGGCCGGACACGCCACTCTCACCGTCCTCGAACCCACCGCCAATCTGCGCGGCGGCCTCGACTGGGACGACCTCGGCCCGCGCCTGCGTGACCGCCTGCTGGACCGCCTCACGCGCCTCGGGTACGGCGACCTGTCCACCACGCCGAGCCTCACCATCGCGCCGCCGGACTGGCTGCGGCGCGGCCACAGCGCCGGCACGCCGTTCGCGCTCGACCACCGCTTCACCCAGACGGCCTGGCTGCGGCCCTCCGGCCGGGCCCGCCGCGTCCCCGGCCTGCACTTCGCCGGCATGTACACGGCGCCGGGGGTCGGGGTGCCGCCGGTCCTGATCTCCGGCCGGCTGGCCGCGGAACGCGTCCTGGAGGGTCGCAGATGA
- a CDS encoding phytoene/squalene synthase family protein has protein sequence MTLSASYEHCRLLNARHGRSYYLATLLLPAWKRRHVHALYGFARYADEIVDAFGVTGDREKALDALATRLRDALDGEPVDDPVLPAFTHTVRSFGVAHGDIEAFLRSMRADLTVTRYQTYDDLLEYMEGSAAVIGTMMLPVLEAMPGALGAAREPARQLGLAFQLTNFLRDVAEDLERGRVYLPLDDLDKFGVTVADLSAERAAPAVRELIAFEAARAEEHYRRALDGVAMLVPSSRPCIRAAHELYGGILTEIKAAGYDVLAGRARVPYRRRLAIFARHLTAASLAARAERRVPDVTPL, from the coding sequence ATGACGTTGTCCGCCAGCTACGAACACTGCCGCCTGCTCAACGCGCGGCACGGCCGTTCCTACTACCTCGCCACCTTGCTGCTTCCCGCCTGGAAACGCCGTCACGTGCACGCTCTGTACGGCTTCGCCAGGTACGCCGACGAGATCGTGGACGCGTTCGGCGTGACCGGCGACCGGGAGAAGGCCCTGGACGCGCTGGCCACGCGCCTTCGGGACGCGCTCGACGGCGAGCCGGTGGACGACCCGGTGCTTCCCGCCTTCACCCACACCGTGCGGTCCTTCGGCGTCGCGCACGGCGACATCGAGGCGTTCCTGCGGTCCATGCGCGCCGACCTGACGGTCACCAGGTACCAGACCTACGACGACCTCCTTGAGTACATGGAGGGCTCGGCCGCCGTGATCGGCACCATGATGCTGCCGGTGCTCGAAGCGATGCCGGGTGCGCTGGGAGCGGCCAGGGAGCCGGCCAGGCAGCTCGGGCTGGCGTTCCAGCTCACCAACTTCCTGCGGGACGTCGCCGAGGACCTGGAACGCGGCCGGGTCTACCTGCCGCTGGACGACCTGGACAAGTTCGGGGTCACCGTGGCCGACCTGAGCGCGGAGCGCGCGGCCCCGGCCGTGCGTGAACTGATCGCGTTCGAGGCCGCGCGTGCCGAGGAGCACTACCGGCGGGCCCTCGACGGCGTCGCCATGCTGGTGCCGTCCTCGCGGCCGTGCATCAGGGCCGCGCACGAGCTGTACGGCGGCATCCTCACCGAGATCAAGGCCGCCGGGTACGACGTGTTGGCCGGCCGGGCCCGCGTGCCGTACCGGCGCCGGCTCGCCATCTTCGCGCGCCACCTCACCGCCGCGTCCCTCGCGGCGCGCGCGGAACGCCGCGTCCCGGACGTGACGCCGCTATGA
- a CDS encoding WhiB family transcriptional regulator gives MAFQTSVVLPAVSWLRRAACRSEDPELFFPISATGPGQRQHDQAKAVCGRCPVRAACLDYALRTHQEHGIWGGTDPDERRVAVGRRPARGGARPAASFPVPAGREHRHAG, from the coding sequence ATGGCCTTCCAGACCTCTGTTGTCCTTCCGGCGGTCTCCTGGCTGCGCCGCGCCGCGTGCCGCTCGGAGGACCCGGAGCTGTTCTTCCCCATATCCGCCACCGGTCCTGGACAGCGCCAGCACGACCAGGCCAAAGCCGTGTGCGGCCGGTGTCCCGTGCGTGCCGCCTGCCTGGACTACGCGCTGCGCACCCATCAGGAACACGGCATCTGGGGAGGCACCGACCCCGACGAGCGGCGCGTCGCCGTCGGCAGGCGACCGGCGCGCGGCGGCGCCAGGCCCGCCGCGTCGTTCCCCGTGCCGGCGGGCCGCGAGCACCGCCACGCCGGGTGA